From the genome of Impatiens glandulifera chromosome 9, dImpGla2.1, whole genome shotgun sequence, one region includes:
- the LOC124915915 gene encoding protein ARABIDILLO 2-like, with the protein MNYHSMRLTYFWIKDGLTLMTNFLKSSEEDVQKRAIRGIALHASTPFDGEVDDDTDDQIIKAILYGMAIILNLVKSSSEGVQLEVTKGINMVFSNKKFIIVTFKEGVSVIMKLLESTNISILEEASNGLRNVRERLHEVMSENKYKENVVGTLACMTSDEKISIEISRNSCLDALVTITQECLFVGVLELVAFVFANLTRMVHTNDNSIIAGHKLGVLQRLVGLICSEDKHICEKTVEALHNLSFDERNRKEIVAVDGIEALSTVDPA; encoded by the exons ATGAATTATCACTCAATGAGATTGACATACTTCTGGATTAAAGATGGTCTAACTTTaatgactaattttttaaaaagttcaGAAGAGGATGTACAAAAAAGGGCGATTAGAGGAATTGCATTACATGCATCAACTCCTTTTGATGGAGAAGTTGATGATGATACAGATGATCAAATAATAAAGGCAATACTATATGGAATggcaattattttaaatttagtaaaatcATCAAGTGAAGGAGTTCAATTAGAAGTGACGAAG gGAATAAATATGGTGTTTtcgaataaaaaatttataattgtgACCTTCAAAGAAGGGGTTTCAGTTATAATGAAATTACTAGAGTCTACGAATATATCTATTCTTGAGGAGGCTAGTAATGGATTAAGGAATGTGCGTGAAAGATTGCATGAAGTAATGTCAGAGAATAAATATAAG GAAAATGTTGTTGGTACACTAGCATGTATGACATCAGATGAAAAAATAAGCATAGAAATTAGTAGAAATAGTTGCTTAGATGCCCTTGTGACTATTACTCAAGAGTGCTTGTTTGTTGGAGTATTGGAGCTG gtTGCTTTTGTCTTTGCTAACTTGACAAGAATGGTACATACAAATGACAACAGTATAATAGCTGGACACAAATTAGGTGTTCTTCAAAGACTTGTAGGACTCATTTGTTCAGAAGATAAACATATCTG CGAAAAAACTGTTGAGGCACTTCATAACTTGTCTTTTGATGAACGGAACCGGAAAGAAATTGTAGCAGTTGATGGCATCGAAGCTTTG